TGCCACTTTGTCTCCGGATGCGGTGGTCAGCATCAGATTGAGAATTTCATCCAGCGTTCGTTTTTGGACATCTTTAAGTTGAACCAGTATGCGATAAGAATTGCCCCCCGTTCGGTATTCGCCGGCCTTGGAACCGGCCACTGCGGTTTGCAGAAGCTGCGTGACGTCGCGAGCACTTAAGCCAAGATCGGCGACCTTGTCGCGATTCATGCGAATTTCCCACTGTGGGACGCCGGCTTCGAGACTGGTCTCAACGTCCGTGATGCCCGGCACACCCTCGATCAATTCGGCCGTGCGGGCGGCCAGCACATCGAGCGTGGTCAGTTCGAATCCCCGGATCTCGATACTTAGCCCTTCGTCACTTCCCAGAAGACGCTCCAAAATAAATTGCCCCTGGGGCGCCCGAACACGAATTTCCATTCCGGGAATGCTGCCTTCCAGTCGAGAACGCAGGTCTTGAGCGATGTCCGCATTGGAGCGTTCGCGCTGGGCGGCCGGCAGCAGAGACAGGCTGATTTCCCCTTCTGAACTTGCTTCAGGCCGCCCGCCCGAGGCGCCGACACTGACCACCGAGGCAACGGCTTCGGGCACAGCCGGTTGAACGATTTGCTCTATAGCGCGTGTCTGTTGGTCAACCAGATCGAGGCGGGTCCCGATTTCCATTTTTCCGGTGATGCGCACCTCTCCCTCATCACTGGGGGGCAAAAATTCACTACCGATCAGGGGCAAGAGCGATAAACTGGCGCAGAATACGGCAGCCGCTGAAACGATTGTGGCCAATCGATGGTTCAAAGCCCATCGCAGCAAGTTCAGGTAAGCGGTTTCAAGACCCGAAAAAACAAACCCTGCAGCCGTGGCCCAACGGTTCGTTCGGGATGATGTCGGCGACTTGGCCTGCGGCCCGCTTGTGGCGAGGAGTCTGGATGCCAGCATGGGCACCAGCGTCAATGCCAGGACGAGCGAACAGATCAGCGCGAAAATGATCACATAGGCCAGCTCCTTGAAGAGAATGCCCGAAACGCCCTGCACGAAAATCAACGGCAGAAAAATGACCAGCGTGGTAATGGTGCTGGCAATGATGGCGGGCCCGACCTCGCGAGCGCCTTCCATCGATGCGTCTTCCGGTGTTTCGCCGTTTTCGACGCGGCGGCGGAAGATGTTTTCGAGCACAACGATGGCACTGTCGACCATCATGCCCACTCCCAGGGCCAGCCCTCCCAGCGTCATCAGGTTGAGCGTAAATCCCCCGAAGTAAATAAGAGCAAATGTGGTGATGATGGAAATGGGAATCGATAGCGAAATCACCAGCGTACTGCGAAGGTTGCGCAGAAAAAACAGCAATACCACAATGGCCAGTCCGCCCCCGTAAAGCACCGATCGGGCGACATTGGTGATGGATCGCTCGATATAATTGCCCTGATTGGAGACCGGAACAATCCTGATCTGGGGATGGGCCCGGTTGGCGGCTTCAATCTCGGCCAGAACCCGCCGGGATACGTCGACCGTATTGGCATTGGCCTGTTTTCGAATCGCCACGCGCAGTCCTCGGCTGCCATTTACGCGCACGATGCGCGTCAGTTTCTCATAGGTATCTTGAACATCGGCGACTTGACCCAAGGTGATGGCCGCCCCATCCTGCTGAACCAGGACCGTGTTTCGAATCTGATCGAGGCTGGTAAACTCGGCCGGAGCGCGCAGCATGATCTCATAGCGGCCCTGTTCGATCTTGCCCGCCGGAAGATCCAGGTTGGCATCGGTAATCGCCTTGATGACCCGGTCCAGAGGTAGGCCGACGGCCTTGATCCGGTTCGGATCAAGTTCGATCCGGACTTCACGGTTGAAGCCGCCCCAGACGTCGACCTGCGCAACGCCCGGAATGCGGGCAAAGCGGTAACGGATCTGAACCTCGATCAGTTCGGTAAGTTCCACGGGATCAAGGTCACTGGAAATACCCAGCAATACGACCGGAAAACTGGCGATATCGAATTTTCGAATGCGGGGCCGGACAATATCTTCCGGTAATTCGTTGATCTCGTCCTCGATTTTGCCCTGAACGTCGATCGCTGCGGTGTCGATGTTTGTTCCCCACACGAAAGTGACCCGGATTGTGCTCTGACCCTCTGAGGAGGTTGAGGTGATTTCCGCTACGTTCGGCACCGTGGCAACGATCTCTTCAATAATCTGCGTCACCAGGCGCTCGATCACCTCCGGGCCGGCTCCCTCGTACTCCGTTCGAATGGTCAGTGTCGGCAATTCGATGTTGGGCATCATGTCGATTTGTAATCGGCCCAATGAGACCGCCCCGAGAATGACCAGAATCAGGGTCACCATGATGGTGAATACCGGTCGCTTGACGCTAAAGCTCGGTAAATTCATGGGGGGGGTTCCTGTTCGCGGCCGGCAGCGGTGTCGCCCTGCCCGTCGGAAAGGGTTATGGGGGAGCCGTCGCTAAGCAACTGCTGACCCAGCGTGACGACGCGGCCGGAGAGCCCCTCGCCTTTCACCTGCACCCGGCCGTCTTCACGAATGCCCACTTCCACTTCGCGCCAGGCGACTGATTGTTCCGACTCACGGACGACAAAGACACCGTGCCTGTCATGACGCATGGTCAACGCCTGTTCCGGGACGATGGCGGCTTCCGGCACTCGGGCCAATACCACCGTCGCCCGAATGAACATGCCGGGTTTGAGCCGATACGCTGAATTGTCGATGGTCATTTCAACGCGTGCTTGGCGCGTGGCGGTTTGAAAGACGGGCGCGATGCGATCAATGCGGCCGGTAAATGTTTCGCCCGGATAGGCCTCCGTTGTTAACAAAACAGATTGTCCGGGTTTTAAATGGGCGTAGTCTCTTTCGGTAACAAACACCACCCCGACGATGGGATGCAGCTCGACGATCAAAAGCAGGGGCGCGTTGGCGGCGACGGTCTGGCCTTCATCCACATAGCGCTCGGCAACGACGCGATGCTCGCTGCCGCCCGTCCAGCCGGCGGTTACCTTCGTGTAACCGAGCCGAATATTGGCGGTTTCCAGAGATGATTTGAATTTTGTAACCTGGGCCTCGGCGACCTTAAGTTTTGCCTGCTTTGCGAGAATGTCCTGGCGGGCGACATCGAACTCGGAATCAGATGCAATGCCGCGCTTTAACAGTGACTCGGTGCGCTTAAACTCGCGATCGGCTATTTTCAGGGCGCTTCCGGCTTCGGACAGGTTGGCCCCGGCGACCAATAGGTCGGCCTGTGCCTGGGCGACCGCCTGAACATACTCATCATTGTCCAGCTCGGCCACTACCTGCCCCCGCGTGACCGTATCGGCGATATTCACGATCACATGCTCCACGCGGCCGCTTACCTTCGGAGCAACCACAAAGGCGGCCAGGGCTTCCAGCTCCCCGCTGAATGCGCGCTGTAACGCGATCGGCCCGTGCTGAATGGGTGCTACCTCCACCGGCACGGCGTGTAACGATTTACCGCTTTTGCCCGAGTCGGTTTGATCCCGAAACGGACCGAAAAAAAACCAGCTCAAACCCGCCGCCGCACCGATCAGAAGAATCGCCAGAAGAAAAATTTTAGGGCCGCCCGATTTCATGGTACCACACCCTTTCCGTTGTCATTGCGCATCGACCTGCTATATAACCTATCCAACGCGGTTTAAAAATACCAAAAAAAAAGGACACACCCGACCGTTGTCGGAAGGAGCCGGGATTCGTGAGGATTCGAATATGATGGTTACCAGAGGGTATTTTCGTTTGCCGACGTTCATTGCCATAGGCTGGGTATTGATGACATCGGTTGCCTGTGCGCCAATTGAAAAACGGATAGAGCGCGCTGCGGGAGGACCGAAGGTGCCGGCCGATTCAAGCGTGCTCATGCGTGCGGCGGATGCCGGGCGACCCGAAGCGGTTGAGGCGCCGGTATCGACGCCGGGGCCCTTGAACCTAACCGTTACCGAAGCTATTTTGCTTTGTCTTGAAAACAACCGCGCGCTTTTGGTG
This Desulfobacterales bacterium DNA region includes the following protein-coding sequences:
- a CDS encoding efflux RND transporter permease subunit encodes the protein MNLPSFSVKRPVFTIMVTLILVILGAVSLGRLQIDMMPNIELPTLTIRTEYEGAGPEVIERLVTQIIEEIVATVPNVAEITSTSSEGQSTIRVTFVWGTNIDTAAIDVQGKIEDEINELPEDIVRPRIRKFDIASFPVVLLGISSDLDPVELTELIEVQIRYRFARIPGVAQVDVWGGFNREVRIELDPNRIKAVGLPLDRVIKAITDANLDLPAGKIEQGRYEIMLRAPAEFTSLDQIRNTVLVQQDGAAITLGQVADVQDTYEKLTRIVRVNGSRGLRVAIRKQANANTVDVSRRVLAEIEAANRAHPQIRIVPVSNQGNYIERSITNVARSVLYGGGLAIVVLLFFLRNLRSTLVISLSIPISIITTFALIYFGGFTLNLMTLGGLALGVGMMVDSAIVVLENIFRRRVENGETPEDASMEGAREVGPAIIASTITTLVIFLPLIFVQGVSGILFKELAYVIIFALICSLVLALTLVPMLASRLLATSGPQAKSPTSSRTNRWATAAGFVFSGLETAYLNLLRWALNHRLATIVSAAAVFCASLSLLPLIGSEFLPPSDEGEVRITGKMEIGTRLDLVDQQTRAIEQIVQPAVPEAVASVVSVGASGGRPEASSEGEISLSLLPAAQRERSNADIAQDLRSRLEGSIPGMEIRVRAPQGQFILERLLGSDEGLSIEIRGFELTTLDVLAARTAELIEGVPGITDVETSLEAGVPQWEIRMNRDKVADLGLSARDVTQLLQTAVAGSKAGEYRTGGNSYRILVQLKDVQKRTLDEILNLMLTTASGDKVALRNVVTSELSRGPMLIDRKDQQRMITVRANVAGRDSGSVARDVQALLNQLPRPVGYDLTVAGNFEEQQKAFGELIISLVLALVLVYMVLACQYESLRDPLVVMFSVPLAAVGVLVTLFITDTTLNVQSYIGCVMLGGIVVNNAILLVDQAGRLIHERMRTHDALIEAGRRRLRPILMTTLTTILGLLPLALGIGEGADAQAPLARAVVGGLTGSTLITLVLIPVVYSLFHSGPENQPPEPAQER
- a CDS encoding efflux RND transporter periplasmic adaptor subunit; amino-acid sequence: MKSGGPKIFLLAILLIGAAAGLSWFFFGPFRDQTDSGKSGKSLHAVPVEVAPIQHGPIALQRAFSGELEALAAFVVAPKVSGRVEHVIVNIADTVTRGQVVAELDNDEYVQAVAQAQADLLVAGANLSEAGSALKIADREFKRTESLLKRGIASDSEFDVARQDILAKQAKLKVAEAQVTKFKSSLETANIRLGYTKVTAGWTGGSEHRVVAERYVDEGQTVAANAPLLLIVELHPIVGVVFVTERDYAHLKPGQSVLLTTEAYPGETFTGRIDRIAPVFQTATRQARVEMTIDNSAYRLKPGMFIRATVVLARVPEAAIVPEQALTMRHDRHGVFVVRESEQSVAWREVEVGIREDGRVQVKGEGLSGRVVTLGQQLLSDGSPITLSDGQGDTAAGREQEPPP